Proteins co-encoded in one Pseudorhizobium banfieldiae genomic window:
- the tnpA gene encoding IS66-like element accessory protein TnpA, which yields METTVEFLATGKTRREVHRHWPDEVKARIVSESLRPGTTVNEVALRYGLRANSLSTWRTMARQGKLLLPAPEDAVEFAAVIVDPPVSEPTPKTIGRPEIVVGSITIRLEEGASASRIAAIARALAAGT from the coding sequence ATGGAGACTACAGTGGAGTTTCTCGCAACCGGCAAGACCCGACGTGAGGTTCACCGACATTGGCCTGATGAGGTCAAGGCGCGGATCGTGTCGGAAAGCTTGAGGCCTGGCACGACAGTCAATGAAGTTGCGCTGCGCTATGGATTGCGAGCCAACAGCCTTTCCACCTGGCGGACGATGGCGCGGCAGGGCAAGTTGCTCCTGCCTGCACCGGAGGATGCGGTAGAGTTCGCGGCGGTGATCGTCGATCCACCTGTTTCGGAGCCGACGCCTAAAACGATTGGTCGCCCCGAGATCGTCGTTGGCTCTATTACGATCCGTCTTGAGGAAGGAGCGTCCGCGTCTCGGATCGCCGCCATCGCCCGCGCCCTGGCGGCCGGGACATGA
- a CDS encoding DUF421 domain-containing protein: protein METVIRGTAVFLFLLLVTRLSGRRTMAQVTPFDFVLLLVVAETTQQAFLGDDFSLTNSFLLIILLFSLDILLSYLKDWFPRLALFLDGAPTVLVSKGKPDRRAMHKARVNLDDILVAARQQHGLEQLTQVKFAILEADGNISIIPTES, encoded by the coding sequence ATGGAAACCGTAATTCGTGGCACCGCTGTTTTTTTGTTCCTTTTGTTGGTGACCCGCCTTTCCGGCCGAAGGACAATGGCGCAGGTTACACCTTTTGACTTTGTCCTTCTTCTGGTCGTTGCCGAAACTACGCAGCAGGCTTTTCTCGGAGACGACTTTTCGCTGACGAACTCGTTCCTGCTCATCATCCTGCTGTTTTCACTCGACATCCTGCTATCCTACTTGAAGGACTGGTTTCCCCGGCTCGCGCTCTTTCTGGACGGGGCTCCAACTGTGCTGGTCTCCAAGGGGAAGCCGGATAGAAGGGCGATGCACAAGGCGCGGGTGAACCTGGATGACATTCTCGTCGCCGCCCGGCAGCAGCACGGATTGGAGCAGCTTACGCAGGTCAAGTTCGCCATCCTGGAAGCTGATGGCAACATAAGCATCATCCCAACGGAGTCGTAG
- the tnpB gene encoding IS66 family insertion sequence element accessory protein TnpB (TnpB, as the term is used for proteins encoded by IS66 family insertion elements, is considered an accessory protein, since TnpC, encoded by a neighboring gene, is a DDE family transposase.) yields the protein MIFPSNRVRIMVATKPVDFRKGHDGLAALVKNELHKDPFTGTVFVFRSRKADRLKLIYWDGSGIVMAYKRLEEHSFTWPGIKDGLMTLTHAQFEALFAGLDWRRVHAVQTRTPEAIE from the coding sequence ATGATCTTTCCGTCGAACCGCGTCAGGATCATGGTGGCGACCAAGCCCGTGGACTTCCGCAAGGGTCATGATGGATTGGCGGCGCTGGTTAAGAACGAGCTGCACAAGGACCCGTTCACCGGAACCGTCTTCGTGTTTCGGTCACGCAAGGCGGATCGGTTGAAGCTGATCTACTGGGATGGCTCCGGGATCGTCATGGCCTACAAAAGGCTGGAAGAGCACAGCTTCACCTGGCCCGGCATCAAAGATGGGCTGATGACGCTGACCCATGCCCAGTTCGAAGCGCTATTCGCAGGCCTTGATTGGCGGCGGGTTCATGCCGTCCAGACGAGAACGCCGGAGGCCATCGAATAG
- a CDS encoding Hsp20 family protein: MRTELDFAPLYRSSIGFDRVFNLLNNAQRLQAVDLWPPYDIVKVGDDEYAITMAVAGFSQSDLDVTQERNVLIIKGAKAEKNEGEYLHRGIAGQSFERRFELADHVHVETASLSDGLLRIVLKQEVPEAMKPRRIEIGNGTAAPPLQIESDKQVA, encoded by the coding sequence ATGAGAACGGAACTGGATTTCGCACCCCTCTATCGGTCCAGCATTGGCTTCGACCGTGTCTTCAACCTTCTCAACAACGCGCAGCGCCTGCAGGCGGTTGATCTCTGGCCACCCTACGACATCGTCAAAGTTGGCGATGACGAGTATGCGATCACCATGGCAGTCGCAGGCTTCAGCCAGAGCGATCTCGACGTAACGCAGGAGCGCAACGTCCTGATCATCAAAGGGGCGAAAGCGGAGAAGAATGAAGGCGAATACCTGCATCGGGGTATCGCCGGACAGTCATTCGAGCGTCGCTTCGAACTGGCCGACCATGTTCACGTAGAGACGGCGTCGCTCTCCGACGGTCTCCTGCGGATTGTGCTGAAGCAGGAAGTCCCGGAGGCGATGAAGCCCCGGAGGATCGAGATAGGCAATGGGACGGCGGCCCCACCGCTGCAGATTGAGTCTGACAAGCAGGTCGCCTGA
- a CDS encoding DUF982 domain-containing protein encodes MISKLFDRPVYLKEQKNLVREITAVEEAIDYLEDWPERDRDLIHEAALRTCYMAHDGLKPLRAARDAIRSFAKKKGILAKEPAVKPWMIRPVGGSGRAAL; translated from the coding sequence ATGATCTCGAAGCTCTTTGATCGTCCGGTGTATCTGAAGGAACAAAAGAACCTCGTCCGTGAGATTACGGCCGTGGAGGAGGCGATTGATTACCTGGAGGATTGGCCAGAACGGGACCGGGACCTGATCCATGAGGCGGCCTTGAGGACCTGCTACATGGCCCATGACGGTTTGAAACCTCTTCGGGCAGCACGCGATGCGATACGCTCTTTTGCCAAGAAGAAGGGTATACTTGCCAAGGAACCTGCTGTGAAGCCTTGGATGATCAGACCTGTTGGCGGTAGCGGCAGGGCAGCGCTCTAG
- a CDS encoding DUF6894 family protein: MPRYFFHMRDNDGLLEDPDGSEVADLDAAVNEAKLGARSLMAEDIRLGRALRPISIEISETDGLVLQTVTFRNVLDELTADLYEHQVGRRR; the protein is encoded by the coding sequence ATGCCCCGGTACTTTTTTCACATGCGAGACAATGATGGTCTGTTGGAAGACCCCGATGGCTCCGAGGTTGCGGACCTCGACGCGGCGGTGAATGAGGCGAAGCTGGGAGCCCGTAGTCTCATGGCCGAGGACATTAGGCTGGGACGAGCGCTGCGGCCAATTTCCATCGAGATATCCGAGACAGACGGTCTGGTGCTGCAGACCGTCACCTTCCGTAACGTTCTCGACGAGCTGACTGCCGATCTATACGAGCATCAGGTTGGACGAAGGCGCTGA